The following are from one region of the Stanieria cyanosphaera PCC 7437 genome:
- a CDS encoding pentapeptide repeat-containing protein yields MLASGLSICYYKTETTQAANLKSLQTTTIAQANPNQNELINRLLSTRECQGCDLRDVDLEKADLNGVDLSNAILIDADLDQANLSNANLSGANLTDADLEKANLTGANLTGANFTKADLEGANLTNADVTNAEFTDADLEGVTGLSR; encoded by the coding sequence ATGTTAGCCTCCGGCTTGAGTATCTGCTACTACAAAACAGAAACAACTCAGGCAGCTAATCTAAAATCTTTACAAACTACTACAATAGCTCAGGCTAATCCAAATCAAAACGAGCTAATTAATCGTCTTTTATCTACGCGAGAATGTCAAGGTTGTGATCTGCGAGATGTTGATCTAGAAAAAGCTGATCTTAATGGTGTAGATCTCAGTAATGCCATTTTAATCGATGCAGATTTAGACCAAGCCAATCTAAGTAATGCTAATCTTAGTGGGGCAAATTTAACTGATGCAGATTTGGAAAAAGCTAATCTTACAGGAGCTAATCTTACAGGAGCTAATTTTACCAAAGCCGATCTAGAAGGTGCAAATTTAACTAATGCTGATGTGACCAATGCAGAGTTTACCGATGCAGATTTGGAAGGAGTAACTGGGTTAAGTCGCTAA
- a CDS encoding universal stress protein: MVFKKILIALDRSSQSAMIVKQALFIAETQGSQLMLFHCLDLQTEEISPVIGIGTLSDVNMYNTFQRLHHESLQKDLEQVRDWLATYCEYASAKNITAELDYRIGNPGVLICDRAKNWGADLIILGRRGYSGLSELIMGSVSNYVTHHAPCSVLIVQGIQAEEDEEFSQEISSNITN, from the coding sequence ATGGTTTTCAAAAAAATCTTAATTGCCTTAGATCGTTCTTCTCAATCAGCAATGATTGTCAAACAAGCTTTATTTATAGCAGAAACTCAAGGCAGTCAACTGATGCTGTTTCACTGTCTAGATCTGCAAACTGAAGAAATAAGTCCTGTGATTGGGATTGGGACTTTAAGTGATGTTAATATGTACAATACTTTTCAGCGATTGCATCACGAAAGTCTACAAAAAGATCTTGAACAAGTCCGAGATTGGTTAGCAACTTACTGTGAATATGCTTCTGCTAAAAATATAACCGCAGAATTAGATTATCGAATTGGAAATCCTGGGGTTTTAATATGCGATCGCGCTAAAAATTGGGGTGCAGATTTAATTATTCTTGGTCGTCGAGGGTACAGTGGTTTGTCAGAATTAATTATGGGTAGTGTTAGTAATTATGTTACTCATCATGCTCCTTGTTCTGTATTAATAGTTCAAGGAATTCAAGCTGAAGAAGACGAAGAATTTTCTCAGGAAATTTCAAGCAATATAACTAATTAG
- a CDS encoding DNA-methyltransferase: MNNLSTFEKTTSIETEFNSDHQLVLYPGNVHDLLLTLPDHSITLVVTSPPYNLGKNYEKRISIENYLQQQEPIIEQLARVLKSNGSICWQVGNYVEKGEVFPLDIFYYQIFKKYNFLLRNRIIWHFGHGLHAQSRFSGRYETILWFTKSKDYIFNLDAVRVPSKYPGKRHYKGKNKGKPSGNPNGKNPSDLWQIALEEWSKEVWEIPNVKSNHPEKTIHPCQYPVELVERCVLALTNENDWVFDPFAGVGSSLIAALKHNRKAIGCEKEPQYVEIATERIKAYFNGTLVTRPMGKPVYQPTGKEKISQVPDEWKM; the protein is encoded by the coding sequence ATGAATAATCTGTCTACTTTTGAAAAAACTACATCAATTGAAACAGAATTTAATTCAGATCATCAGTTAGTACTTTATCCAGGGAATGTTCATGATTTATTATTAACTCTTCCCGATCACTCAATTACTTTAGTAGTTACTTCGCCTCCTTATAACCTCGGCAAAAATTATGAAAAACGTATTTCCATTGAGAATTATCTGCAACAACAAGAACCAATTATTGAGCAATTAGCAAGAGTTTTAAAATCAAATGGTAGTATTTGCTGGCAAGTTGGCAATTATGTCGAGAAAGGAGAAGTTTTTCCTTTAGATATTTTCTATTATCAAATCTTTAAAAAATACAATTTTTTGCTCAGAAATAGAATTATTTGGCATTTTGGGCATGGACTACACGCTCAATCACGATTTTCTGGTCGTTATGAAACTATTCTTTGGTTTACTAAAAGTAAAGATTATATTTTTAACTTAGATGCAGTTAGAGTTCCTTCAAAATATCCAGGTAAACGTCACTATAAAGGAAAAAACAAAGGTAAACCTTCGGGTAATCCTAACGGAAAAAACCCTTCAGATTTATGGCAAATTGCTTTAGAAGAATGGTCAAAAGAAGTCTGGGAAATTCCCAATGTAAAATCAAATCATCCTGAGAAAACTATTCATCCTTGTCAATATCCTGTTGAGTTAGTTGAAAGATGTGTTTTAGCCTTAACCAATGAAAATGATTGGGTATTTGATCCTTTTGCTGGTGTAGGTTCATCTCTGATTGCTGCTCTTAAACATAATCGTAAGGCAATCGGTTGTGAAAAAGAACCACAATATGTAGAAATCGCCACAGAAAGAATTAAAGCTTATTTTAACGGTACTCTGGTTACTAGACCAATGGGAAAACCAGTTTATCAACCAACAGGAAAAGAAAAAATTAGTCAAGTTCCTGATGAATGGAAAATGTAG
- a CDS encoding cupin domain-containing protein — protein sequence MNQFLSTCKTRNNFTTVDLGTFEQLSQYTFAATSNPLKLEGKVFLKELLNLTSAEISLNNLPPKTSIPFYHKHRLNEEIYIFVRGQGEFQVDDCVFSVREGTVVRVDPEGERCLRNISDTELLGWIVIQSRANSYIGDTIEDGFGVDKRVSWVGKQKLE from the coding sequence ATGAATCAATTTCTATCAACTTGTAAAACAAGAAACAACTTTACAACTGTAGATTTAGGAACTTTTGAGCAGTTATCCCAGTATACTTTTGCTGCAACCAGCAACCCACTTAAACTTGAAGGCAAAGTATTTCTCAAAGAACTACTCAATCTCACCAGCGCGGAAATTTCGCTAAACAATCTTCCGCCGAAAACATCCATACCTTTTTATCATAAACACCGCTTAAATGAAGAGATTTACATTTTTGTTCGGGGTCAAGGGGAATTTCAAGTTGATGATTGCGTATTTTCAGTTCGAGAAGGAACAGTTGTAAGAGTTGATCCGGAAGGAGAACGCTGTTTACGAAATATTTCAGATACCGAATTACTTGGTTGGATTGTCATTCAGTCAAGAGCGAATTCTTATATAGGTGATACCATTGAAGACGGTTTTGGGGTTGATAAACGAGTTAGTTGGGTTGGTAAACAAAAACTTGAATAG
- a CDS encoding glycoside hydrolase 100 family protein has translation MNIEHLTTEAWEILEQSIIYYYELPIGTVAACDRETPALNYDQCFIRDFIPAALAFLIKGKTEIVRNFLIHTLKLQIKEKQLDFLEPGRGVMPASFKVIHQSSDQYLQADFGDHAIGRVTPVDSCLWWMFLLRAYVRATGEFSLAHSPEMQKGIRLIMELCLSARFDMYPTLLVPDGACMIDRRMGINGHPLEIQTLFYTALRCAKELLLDNNENANTHQAIDNRVSPLVSHIRHHYWLDLERLNVIYRYKGEEYGENVLNQFNIYSESIPYADLSEWLPEDGGYLVGNLGPSQLDCRFFSLGNLMAILSSLVTEFQAHAILNTIEKKWKDLIGFMPMKICFPALKDRDWQLLTGCDPKNRPWSYHNGGNWPVLLWQLVAVALKYDRPEIAKRALDTAAKRLPQDEWAEYYDGKNGRLIGKEARKYQIWTVGSFLLSQELLSDHSVPRQSRDRKYLDWISHD, from the coding sequence ATGAATATTGAGCATCTTACTACTGAAGCTTGGGAAATTCTAGAACAATCAATTATTTATTATTATGAACTTCCTATAGGCACAGTAGCTGCTTGCGATCGCGAAACGCCTGCTTTAAACTATGACCAATGTTTTATTCGTGATTTTATTCCCGCAGCTTTAGCATTTTTAATTAAAGGAAAAACGGAGATTGTTCGTAATTTTTTAATCCATACTTTAAAGCTACAAATTAAAGAAAAACAATTAGATTTTTTAGAGCCAGGTAGAGGAGTAATGCCTGCTAGTTTTAAAGTTATTCATCAGAGTAGTGATCAATATTTACAAGCAGATTTTGGTGATCATGCGATCGGTAGAGTAACACCTGTTGATTCTTGTTTGTGGTGGATGTTTTTATTACGAGCTTATGTTAGAGCGACAGGAGAATTTTCTTTAGCTCATAGTCCTGAAATGCAAAAAGGCATTCGCTTAATTATGGAACTTTGTTTGTCGGCAAGATTTGATATGTATCCGACTTTATTAGTTCCTGATGGAGCGTGTATGATTGACCGTCGGATGGGAATTAATGGACATCCTTTAGAAATTCAAACTCTATTTTATACGGCTTTACGCTGTGCTAAAGAACTTTTATTAGATAATAATGAAAATGCTAATACTCATCAAGCAATTGATAATCGCGTATCTCCTTTAGTTAGTCATATTCGCCATCATTATTGGCTCGATTTAGAAAGATTAAATGTTATTTATCGCTACAAAGGAGAAGAATATGGAGAAAATGTTTTAAATCAATTTAATATTTATTCGGAATCTATTCCCTATGCAGATTTGAGTGAATGGTTACCAGAAGATGGCGGATATTTAGTTGGTAATTTAGGTCCTTCTCAATTAGATTGTCGCTTTTTTTCTTTGGGTAATTTAATGGCAATTTTGTCTTCTTTAGTGACAGAATTTCAAGCTCATGCTATTCTTAATACTATTGAAAAAAAATGGAAAGATTTAATCGGTTTTATGCCGATGAAAATTTGTTTTCCTGCTCTTAAAGATCGAGATTGGCAACTTTTAACTGGTTGTGACCCAAAAAACCGTCCTTGGTCTTATCATAATGGAGGCAATTGGCCTGTTTTACTTTGGCAATTAGTAGCAGTTGCTTTAAAATATGACCGCCCTGAAATTGCTAAAAGAGCTTTAGATACTGCTGCCAAACGTTTGCCTCAAGATGAGTGGGCAGAATATTATGATGGTAAAAATGGTCGTTTAATCGGGAAAGAAGCGAGAAAATACCAGATTTGGACAGTTGGAAGTTTTTTACTGTCTCAAGAGTTATTAAGCGATCACTCCGTGCCTCGGCAAAGCCGAGACCGCAAATATTTGGATTGGATTTCTCATGATTAA
- a CDS encoding winged helix-turn-helix transcriptional regulator has translation MTQPRRSCCPIACTLDLIGDRWTLLIIRDMMFFNKQRFEEFLASPEGISTNILANRLKLLEELGLVVKQPYSNHSRRMNYQLTDKGKSLRPLLKTIASWGLKNLSQTQIFEQNENLNQTLD, from the coding sequence ATGACACAACCGCGACGCTCTTGTTGTCCGATAGCTTGTACTCTAGATTTAATTGGCGATCGCTGGACTTTATTAATAATTCGGGATATGATGTTTTTTAACAAACAGCGATTTGAAGAATTTTTAGCATCTCCTGAAGGAATTTCAACCAATATTTTAGCCAATAGGCTTAAATTACTTGAAGAATTAGGTTTAGTCGTCAAACAGCCTTACAGCAATCATTCTCGCAGAATGAATTATCAATTGACAGACAAAGGAAAAAGTCTTCGTCCTTTACTGAAGACTATTGCTAGCTGGGGATTAAAAAATCTTTCTCAAACCCAAATTTTTGAACAAAATGAAAACTTAAACCAAACCCTGGATTAA
- a CDS encoding aconitase/3-isopropylmalate dehydratase large subunit family protein produces the protein MNKFENILYLGDDINTDDIIPAKRGTNGDLEHLARYALEYLIGENKLKEYNIIEAGDNFGCGSSREYAPLAIKAAGIKKVRARSFAEIFYRNSINIGLNLEIIGENQNNSVIEAISQAGGLIAFNQQRLQGKVTIPPSHTKPRPMTIAEKLLAKASGNQYVQPGEVIFAKVDLAMSHDAIAFPVGQLFYQHFGQDAKVWDANRVVLVADHFIQINEIRKDLGAVEMYQGMVDFAKQQGCHLLDLVASGEAQGICHVLLPEQGFIRPGMIIAGTDSHSCTYGAFGAFSTGVGTTDMANIFATGDLWLRVPATLLFELSGNLPQDISAKDIMLFILSQIGCHGATGKVIEFRGSIIEQLSIDERMTLANMAIEAGAICGLIAPDHKTIEYLQQKSTKKEFNIVTSDPDTEYEQVYQFDLSNLEPQIARPPKPDQVVNISELEEITITKAFIGSCTGGKLNDLAQAAKVLKGHKVASQVSLFVVPASQEVRQQAEKLGYLAIFQQAGAQILKSGCGACINAGIGVLEREEIGIYATNRNFKGRSGDPTGKNYLASPRIVAISAIKGKITNQID, from the coding sequence ATGAATAAGTTTGAAAACATTCTTTATTTAGGAGACGACATCAATACTGATGATATTATTCCTGCCAAACGAGGCACAAATGGCGATCTAGAACACTTGGCAAGATATGCTTTAGAATATCTGATTGGAGAAAATAAATTAAAAGAATACAATATTATCGAAGCTGGAGATAACTTTGGTTGTGGTTCGAGTCGAGAATACGCACCTTTAGCAATTAAAGCAGCAGGAATTAAAAAAGTTCGCGCTCGTTCTTTTGCAGAAATTTTTTATCGCAATAGTATTAATATCGGTCTAAATTTAGAAATTATTGGCGAAAATCAAAACAATTCTGTTATTGAAGCTATTTCTCAGGCAGGGGGTTTAATTGCTTTTAATCAACAACGTCTTCAGGGTAAAGTTACTATCCCTCCTAGTCACACCAAACCTCGCCCGATGACAATAGCAGAGAAATTGTTAGCCAAAGCTTCGGGAAATCAATACGTACAACCAGGAGAAGTAATTTTTGCCAAAGTAGATTTAGCTATGTCCCATGATGCGATCGCTTTTCCCGTAGGACAATTATTTTATCAGCATTTTGGTCAGGATGCTAAAGTTTGGGATGCTAACCGTGTTGTCTTAGTTGCGGATCATTTTATTCAAATTAACGAGATCAGGAAAGATTTAGGCGCAGTTGAGATGTATCAAGGCATGGTTGATTTTGCCAAGCAGCAAGGTTGTCATTTATTAGATTTAGTTGCTTCAGGAGAAGCGCAGGGTATTTGTCATGTTTTATTACCCGAACAAGGTTTCATTCGCCCAGGCATGATTATTGCTGGCACAGACTCCCACAGTTGCACCTATGGTGCTTTTGGGGCATTTTCCACTGGAGTAGGTACTACTGATATGGCAAATATTTTTGCTACAGGCGATCTATGGTTGCGTGTTCCTGCTACTTTATTGTTTGAGTTATCAGGTAATCTTCCTCAAGATATCAGCGCGAAGGATATTATGCTGTTTATCCTTAGTCAAATTGGTTGTCATGGTGCGACAGGTAAAGTAATTGAATTTCGGGGAAGTATAATTGAACAGTTATCGATTGATGAAAGAATGACTCTTGCCAACATGGCGATCGAAGCTGGGGCAATCTGTGGTTTAATAGCACCTGATCATAAAACTATTGAATATCTTCAACAAAAAAGTACAAAAAAAGAATTTAATATAGTTACCAGTGATCCAGATACAGAGTACGAACAAGTTTATCAATTTGATCTCAGTAACTTAGAACCTCAAATTGCCCGTCCACCCAAACCAGATCAAGTAGTTAATATTAGTGAGTTAGAAGAAATCACAATCACTAAAGCTTTTATTGGTTCTTGTACTGGCGGTAAACTAAACGATCTTGCTCAAGCTGCCAAAGTATTAAAAGGACACAAAGTTGCTTCTCAAGTCAGTTTATTTGTTGTTCCTGCTTCTCAAGAAGTTCGTCAACAAGCTGAAAAATTAGGATATTTAGCAATATTTCAACAAGCAGGGGCGCAAATCCTTAAATCTGGCTGTGGTGCTTGTATTAATGCAGGAATAGGCGTTCTAGAGCGAGAAGAAATAGGTATTTATGCAACCAATCGCAATTTCAAAGGACGTAGTGGCGATCCTACTGGAAAAAATTATTTAGCTTCTCCCAGAATAGTCGCAATTTCAGCCATAAAAGGTAAAATTACTAACCAGATTGATTGA
- a CDS encoding DNA cytosine methyltransferase, whose protein sequence is MKIVSLFSGCGGMDLGFIWSGYQVVWANDIDHYACETYKLNIGNHIVEADISQIDFSSIPDCDVILGGFPCQDFSMIWKRKGIESDRGNLYQYFVKAVALKQPLFFVAENVRGLLTANKRKAIQKIIKDFENCGYKINADIYNFADYGTPQLRERVLIIGIRKDIDFNYKKPQSTHNNYVTAGEALRGVEKAIYNNEPLKIRPKTTKILELIPEGGNFQSIPKDSPYYVKGMISHVYRRLDRNKPATTIIAAGGGGTWGYHFSEPRPLTNRERARLFGYPDDFKFIGKIADVRRQIGNSVSPVAIKVVADELKQIFESKQNKPLKSLKKLTQTNFNQNGLYQYQQLQLPLIFEKYSAKKEKILELTQEEDMMPSSRVYTASNTIKQQYNLVSTINNEETDLLFINENTYLTPNQALKFFELCKRDIQPKDLEFRRKNNLKIGDETIQPEIVFQRVRGSRNRLCCQLRDLENYILKIYEHSIDLEYNDAKIVIENYDEVLHRSKKHGMRGQRNFTGKIEDEVRGKLAEHGFSKYLANLNNIEFPVDYSTVSDSNTKRDAGDFTQVVINYQMYDIPQQYHISLKSTNGNYLAIPQHEIDWEGEIFVLVKLHIKETFLYQAIKAGLQLAQLNLNENLGWLEIRGFISKNDFKNSYVSKKLPDGTELSYPNYIKAPIQLNQNISQLTDLLETIKKLVL, encoded by the coding sequence ATGAAAATTGTTTCACTATTTAGTGGTTGTGGAGGAATGGATTTAGGATTTATTTGGTCAGGCTATCAAGTAGTTTGGGCAAATGATATCGACCACTATGCTTGTGAAACATATAAATTAAATATTGGCAATCATATTGTCGAAGCCGATATTTCTCAAATTGATTTTTCTTCTATTCCCGATTGCGATGTAATTTTAGGTGGTTTTCCCTGTCAGGATTTTTCTATGATTTGGAAACGAAAAGGAATTGAAAGCGATCGCGGAAATCTTTATCAGTATTTTGTTAAAGCAGTAGCTCTCAAACAACCTTTATTTTTTGTAGCAGAAAATGTTAGAGGATTGTTAACAGCAAACAAAAGAAAAGCTATTCAAAAAATTATTAAAGATTTTGAAAATTGTGGTTATAAAATTAATGCAGATATTTACAATTTTGCCGATTATGGCACCCCACAACTCAGAGAAAGAGTTTTGATTATTGGTATTAGAAAAGATATTGATTTTAATTATAAAAAGCCACAATCCACTCATAATAACTATGTTACTGCTGGAGAAGCTTTAAGAGGAGTAGAAAAGGCAATTTATAATAATGAACCTCTTAAAATTAGACCCAAAACCACAAAGATTTTAGAGCTAATTCCTGAAGGTGGGAATTTTCAATCTATTCCTAAAGATTCTCCTTATTATGTTAAAGGAATGATTTCTCATGTTTATAGAAGATTAGATCGTAACAAACCTGCAACTACTATTATTGCAGCAGGAGGTGGAGGAACATGGGGATATCATTTCTCTGAACCTAGACCTTTAACTAATCGAGAAAGAGCGCGTTTATTTGGTTATCCAGATGATTTTAAATTTATAGGCAAGATAGCAGATGTACGCAGACAAATAGGTAATTCAGTATCTCCTGTAGCAATTAAAGTTGTAGCAGACGAACTTAAACAGATTTTTGAATCTAAACAAAACAAACCTTTGAAAAGTTTAAAAAAGCTGACGCAGACAAATTTTAATCAAAATGGGTTGTATCAATATCAACAGTTGCAATTACCTTTAATATTTGAAAAATATTCGGCTAAAAAAGAAAAAATTCTAGAACTAACACAAGAAGAAGATATGATGCCCAGTAGTCGTGTTTATACAGCTTCTAATACAATTAAACAACAATATAATCTTGTCAGCACAATTAATAACGAAGAAACTGATCTATTATTTATCAATGAAAATACTTATTTAACTCCAAATCAAGCTTTAAAATTTTTTGAGTTATGCAAAAGAGATATTCAACCAAAAGATTTAGAGTTTAGAAGAAAAAACAACCTCAAAATAGGAGATGAAACTATTCAACCAGAAATAGTTTTCCAAAGAGTTAGGGGTTCTCGAAATCGACTATGCTGTCAATTAAGAGATTTAGAAAACTATATTCTCAAAATATACGAGCATTCAATAGATTTAGAATATAATGACGCTAAAATTGTCATTGAAAATTATGATGAAGTTCTTCATAGGTCGAAAAAACATGGAATGAGAGGACAGCGAAACTTTACTGGAAAAATTGAAGATGAAGTCAGAGGCAAGCTAGCGGAGCATGGTTTTAGTAAATATCTCGCCAATTTAAATAATATTGAATTCCCTGTCGACTACTCTACAGTAAGTGATTCTAATACAAAAAGAGATGCTGGAGATTTTACTCAAGTAGTTATAAATTATCAAATGTATGATATTCCGCAGCAATATCATATATCTTTAAAATCTACAAACGGTAACTACTTAGCAATTCCACAGCATGAAATTGACTGGGAAGGAGAAATATTCGTGTTAGTCAAACTGCATATTAAAGAAACATTTTTATATCAAGCAATTAAAGCGGGTCTACAATTAGCTCAACTTAATCTTAATGAAAACCTTGGTTGGTTAGAAATCCGTGGTTTTATTAGTAAAAACGATTTTAAAAATAGCTATGTAAGTAAAAAATTACCAGATGGAACAGAGCTAAGTTATCCTAACTATATCAAAGCACCAATACAGTTAAATCAAAATATTAGTCAATTAACAGATTTGCTAGAAACAATCAAAAAATTAGTTCTTTAA